From Pseudomonas sp. CCI4.2, one genomic window encodes:
- a CDS encoding mannuronate-specific alginate lyase, with protein sequence MHTGKLTRKLMLPALLGAALLAATDAASAAQSLMPPQGYMAGIEKAKSGSGSFSCDAMPKPYTDKLVFRSKYEGSDKSRSTFNADSDKAFKDGTHDITKIERDTAKIVMQYMRDGRPEQLDCALTLLTTWANAGALESTEFNHTGKSMRKWALGSMSSSYLHLKFSSSQPMAAHPEQEKIIEAWFSKLADQVVSDWDNLPLDKNNNHTYWAAWSVMATSIATNRRDLFDWSVKEFRVAANQIDKDGFLPNEVKRKQRALAYHNYALPPLAMIASFAQANGVDLRPENNGALQRLGDRVLNGVKDNSSFAQRSGEEQDMTDLKVDSKFSWLEPYCSLYTCAPDVLDRKHAMEPFKAFRLGGDVTRVYDPAHEKGNKGT encoded by the coding sequence ATGCACACTGGAAAACTGACTCGAAAACTGATGCTACCGGCACTGCTCGGCGCGGCCCTGTTGGCTGCCACCGACGCGGCTTCGGCAGCCCAATCGCTGATGCCACCCCAGGGTTATATGGCCGGCATCGAAAAAGCCAAAAGCGGCAGCGGCTCGTTTAGTTGTGATGCGATGCCCAAACCGTACACAGACAAGCTGGTGTTTCGCAGTAAGTACGAAGGTTCGGACAAATCGCGTTCGACCTTCAACGCCGATTCGGACAAAGCCTTCAAAGACGGCACTCACGACATCACCAAAATCGAACGCGACACGGCAAAAATCGTCATGCAGTACATGCGTGACGGTCGCCCGGAACAGCTCGATTGCGCCCTGACGCTGTTGACCACCTGGGCCAATGCCGGTGCGCTGGAATCCACGGAGTTCAACCATACCGGCAAGTCCATGCGCAAATGGGCGTTGGGCAGCATGTCGTCGTCTTACTTGCACTTGAAGTTCTCCAGCTCGCAGCCAATGGCCGCGCACCCGGAGCAAGAGAAAATCATCGAAGCCTGGTTCAGCAAATTGGCGGATCAAGTGGTCAGCGATTGGGACAACTTGCCGTTGGACAAGAACAACAACCATACCTACTGGGCCGCGTGGTCAGTGATGGCCACCTCGATCGCAACTAACCGCCGCGACCTGTTTGATTGGTCGGTGAAAGAATTCCGGGTTGCCGCCAATCAGATCGACAAAGACGGCTTCTTGCCCAATGAGGTCAAGCGCAAACAGCGCGCCTTGGCGTACCACAACTACGCCCTGCCACCGCTGGCCATGATCGCCAGTTTCGCCCAAGCCAACGGCGTCGACCTGCGCCCGGAAAACAACGGCGCATTGCAGCGCCTGGGTGATCGGGTACTCAACGGCGTGAAAGACAACAGCAGCTTCGCCCAACGCAGCGGCGAAGAGCAGGACATGACTGACCTGAAGGTCGACAGCAAATTCTCGTGGCTAGAACCCTACTGCTCGCTCTACACCTGCGCCCCGGACGTGCTGGACCGCAAACATGCGATGGAACCGTTCAAAGCGTTCCGGTTGGGCGGCGATGTCACAAGGGTGTACGACCCGGCGCATGAGAAAGGCAACAAAGGTACGTAA
- a CDS encoding alginate export family protein yields MKLNSWMTAGLGLSISLLSATSALAADMTETKNFGLEVKVTGQSEDDRDLGTRGGGDVNGLGLDLRPWAYGERGDWSGYVMGQAVTSTDIIETDTLQKTDDADNSSDKRKPDKSYLALREFWIGYKGFTPYPGEQLRLGRQRLRNDDGMWRDTNIEAVNWNFDTTLLRAHLGAAERFSEYRTDISELSPRDKDRLHVYGDISTQWMPGQWAGLRVHHTHDDGKLKTGLDQTDSLDKTENGDLTWLGIEANSDAYNARNTNTVNYWASLTGLTGDRDSISPHTENGVVTAGDKRSGDVNGWATDLGLRLRLDPNWQVGAAYARASGDYEQNGLQSNRSTFTGTQARVHRFGEAFRGEMNNIQSATLFGSWMLRDEYDASLIYHKFWRVDGNKPVGSDGIDAVDNTYDAQGGVESSTSLPLMDGRKDLGQEMDLVVTKYFKQGLLPAGLSQSINEPSALVRLRGGVFKPGDAYGSGVDSYMHRAFIDVIWRF; encoded by the coding sequence ATGAAGTTGAATTCCTGGATGACCGCTGGATTGGGCCTGAGTATCTCTCTGCTCTCGGCCACGTCTGCCTTGGCCGCCGACATGACTGAAACCAAGAACTTCGGCCTCGAAGTTAAAGTCACCGGCCAGTCCGAAGACGACCGCGACTTAGGTACCCGAGGCGGCGGCGATGTTAACGGCCTCGGTCTCGACCTTCGCCCTTGGGCCTACGGCGAGCGCGGTGATTGGAGCGGTTACGTCATGGGTCAGGCCGTGACCTCGACCGACATTATCGAAACCGACACCCTGCAAAAAACCGACGACGCCGACAACAGCAGCGATAAGCGTAAACCGGACAAGAGCTATTTGGCCTTGCGCGAGTTCTGGATCGGCTACAAAGGCTTCACACCGTATCCGGGCGAGCAACTGCGCCTGGGTCGTCAACGCCTGCGCAACGACGACGGCATGTGGCGCGACACCAACATCGAAGCCGTGAACTGGAACTTCGACACCACCTTGTTACGCGCCCACCTAGGCGCGGCAGAACGCTTCAGCGAGTACCGCACCGACATCAGCGAGCTGTCGCCCAGAGACAAGGATCGGCTGCATGTCTATGGCGACATTTCCACCCAATGGATGCCGGGGCAATGGGCTGGCTTGCGGGTTCATCACACCCACGATGACGGCAAACTGAAGACCGGCCTTGATCAGACTGACTCGTTGGACAAGACCGAAAACGGCGATTTGACCTGGCTCGGCATCGAAGCCAACAGCGACGCTTACAACGCCCGTAACACCAACACCGTCAACTATTGGGCCAGCCTGACCGGGCTCACCGGCGACCGTGATTCCATCAGTCCACACACTGAAAACGGCGTGGTAACCGCCGGCGACAAACGCAGCGGCGACGTCAACGGTTGGGCCACCGACTTGGGCTTGCGTCTGCGTCTGGACCCGAACTGGCAAGTCGGTGCGGCCTATGCCCGCGCCAGTGGCGACTACGAACAAAACGGTCTGCAAAGTAACCGCTCCACCTTCACCGGCACTCAGGCACGAGTCCATCGTTTCGGTGAAGCGTTTCGTGGCGAAATGAACAACATTCAAAGCGCCACCTTATTCGGCTCCTGGATGTTGCGCGACGAATATGACGCCAGCCTGATCTACCACAAGTTCTGGCGAGTGGACGGCAATAAGCCCGTCGGCAGCGACGGCATCGACGCCGTCGACAACACCTACGACGCTCAAGGTGGCGTGGAATCAAGCACCTCGCTGCCGCTGATGGATGGCCGAAAAGACCTTGGACAGGAAATGGACCTGGTGGTCACCAAGTATTTCAAACAGGGCCTGTTGCCTGCCGGGCTTAGCCAGTCCATCAACGAACCGTCAGCACTGGTGCGTTTGCGCGGTGGCGTGTTCAAACCGGGCGACGCCTATGGCAGCGGCGTGGATTCGTACATGCACCGCGCCTTTATCGACGTCATCTGGCGCTTCTGA
- the alg8 gene encoding mannuronan synthase — MMHTLKHGLLQAAGWLFYLSLLMGIALALPTSIFDPQSKDFLFLIGFVGIWRYSMGATHFVRGMLFLYVVYPHLRRKVRTLGAAGDPSHVFLMVTSFRIDALTTAQVYRSVIQEAIDCGYPTTVVCSLVEMSDELLVKSMWARLNPPEHVKLDFVRIAGTGKRDGLAFGFRAISRHLPDARAVVAVIDGDTVLSPGVVRKTVPWFQLFGNVGGLTTNEFCEVRGGYIMAQWHKLRFAQRHLNMCSMALSKRVLTMTGRMSVFRAEVVTNPDFIADVESDSLEHWRLGTFKFLTGDDKSSWFSLMRLGYDTFYVPDAAINTVEHPPEKSFLKASRKLMFRWYGNNLRQNSRALGLGVRRLGWFTSVVLFDQRVSMWTSILGLTVAVIASCKYGVTFILVYLLWIGLTRLILTLLLSCTGHRIGPAYPVILYYNQIVGALVKIYVFFRLDQQSWTRQDTKLTRDLASFQRWFNTWSSRTMTFSAGSVFVAVLLGMV, encoded by the coding sequence ATTATGCACACGCTAAAGCACGGGCTCCTTCAGGCTGCCGGTTGGCTGTTCTATCTCAGTTTATTGATGGGCATCGCACTGGCATTGCCCACCAGTATCTTCGACCCACAGTCGAAGGACTTCCTGTTCTTGATTGGCTTTGTCGGCATCTGGCGCTACTCCATGGGTGCCACGCACTTTGTGCGCGGCATGTTGTTTCTGTACGTGGTTTATCCGCACTTGCGCCGCAAAGTTCGTACGTTGGGCGCAGCGGGCGACCCGTCCCATGTGTTCCTGATGGTTACCAGCTTTCGAATTGACGCCCTGACCACCGCGCAGGTGTACCGCTCGGTGATTCAGGAAGCCATTGACTGCGGTTACCCGACCACCGTGGTGTGTTCGTTGGTGGAAATGTCCGACGAGCTATTGGTCAAGAGCATGTGGGCCAGGCTCAACCCGCCAGAGCACGTGAAACTGGACTTCGTGCGCATCGCCGGTACCGGCAAACGTGACGGACTGGCCTTCGGCTTCCGGGCGATTTCCCGGCACTTGCCCGATGCCCGCGCCGTAGTTGCGGTGATCGATGGTGACACCGTGCTCAGCCCCGGTGTGGTGCGTAAAACCGTGCCCTGGTTCCAGCTGTTCGGCAACGTCGGCGGCCTGACCACCAATGAATTTTGCGAAGTGCGCGGCGGCTACATCATGGCCCAGTGGCACAAACTGCGCTTCGCTCAGCGCCACCTCAACATGTGTTCCATGGCCCTCTCCAAGCGCGTGCTGACCATGACCGGTCGGATGTCGGTGTTCCGCGCTGAAGTGGTGACCAACCCGGATTTCATTGCTGACGTCGAAAGCGACTCCCTGGAGCATTGGCGCCTGGGCACCTTCAAGTTTCTTACCGGCGATGACAAGTCCAGTTGGTTCAGCCTGATGCGTCTGGGCTACGACACTTTCTACGTGCCGGATGCGGCGATCAATACGGTTGAGCACCCACCGGAAAAGAGCTTCCTCAAAGCCAGCCGCAAACTGATGTTTCGCTGGTACGGCAACAATTTGCGTCAGAACTCACGGGCCTTGGGCCTGGGGGTACGACGCCTCGGGTGGTTCACCAGCGTGGTGCTGTTCGACCAGCGGGTATCGATGTGGACCTCGATTCTTGGCCTGACCGTCGCCGTGATTGCCAGCTGCAAATACGGCGTGACGTTCATCCTGGTTTATCTGCTGTGGATTGGCCTGACCCGCTTGATTTTGACCCTGCTGCTGTCCTGCACTGGCCACCGGATCGGCCCTGCCTACCCAGTGATTCTCTATTACAACCAGATCGTCGGCGCGCTGGTGAAGATCTACGTGTTCTTCCGCCTGGATCAACAGTCCTGGACCCGCCAGGACACCAAACTCACTCGCGACCTGGCCAGCTTTCAACGTTGGTTCAATACATGGTCGTCCCGAACCATGACGTTCTCGGCTGGCAGCGTGTTCGTTGCGGTGCTGCTGGGGATGGTGTGA
- a CDS encoding alginate O-acetyltransferase — MHAQLITLFKLPRLLGLSGFAAALLAASGGAQADDTHAPTFTADTCCNLCPQALDAKNYTTRYQQNFTTLVQAQGDWLFRTQEDLRTEFDTTPQGYRRMKELHDAFKSKGVELVVVYQPTRGLVDRNKLFPAERDKFDYEKALKNYQAMLGRFSAMGYWVPDLSPLTNEQQAHDFYFRGDQHWTPYGAQRTAKIVAETVKKVPEFAGIARREFESHLSGRMGKTGTLHNMAGQLCGTSYAIQYMDQFVTEPKGEAADGDLFGDAGNPEITLVGTSHSGKNYNFSGFLEEYIGADILNVAFPGGGLEGSMLQYLGSDDFQKKPPKILIWEFSPLYRLDQETIYRQMMSMLGNGCEGKTAIMTTSTTLKTGANELLVNGTNGIKDVRNGSNQVDIKFADTSVKDLHARLWYMNGRHEDLKIEKPTTSDTDGRFAFELRDDKDWADQQLLAVEVQGPQAGAAPQQVEAKICKRNVFPGRVQSTAQAGL; from the coding sequence ATGCACGCTCAGTTGATCACGTTATTCAAGCTACCTCGGCTCTTGGGCCTTTCCGGTTTCGCCGCTGCATTGCTGGCGGCCTCGGGCGGTGCCCAGGCCGACGATACGCACGCCCCGACGTTCACCGCCGACACCTGCTGCAACCTGTGCCCCCAAGCCTTGGACGCAAAAAACTACACCACCCGCTATCAGCAGAACTTCACCACGCTGGTGCAGGCTCAAGGTGACTGGTTGTTTCGGACCCAGGAAGATTTACGTACCGAGTTCGACACCACACCGCAAGGCTACCGCCGGATGAAAGAACTGCACGACGCGTTCAAGAGCAAAGGCGTCGAGCTGGTGGTGGTTTATCAGCCAACCCGCGGCCTGGTGGATCGCAACAAATTGTTCCCCGCCGAACGCGACAAATTCGACTATGAAAAAGCCCTGAAAAACTACCAGGCAATGCTCGGCCGGTTCAGCGCCATGGGCTACTGGGTGCCGGACTTGTCGCCCTTGACCAATGAGCAACAGGCCCACGATTTCTACTTCCGGGGCGACCAGCACTGGACGCCCTATGGCGCTCAGCGCACCGCCAAGATCGTCGCCGAGACCGTGAAGAAAGTGCCTGAATTCGCTGGCATTGCGCGCCGCGAGTTCGAAAGTCATTTGTCCGGGCGCATGGGTAAAACCGGCACCCTGCACAACATGGCCGGGCAGTTGTGCGGCACCAGTTACGCGATTCAGTACATGGACCAATTCGTCACCGAGCCTAAAGGCGAAGCCGCGGATGGCGATTTGTTCGGCGACGCCGGCAACCCGGAAATTACCCTGGTCGGCACCAGCCACAGCGGCAAAAACTACAACTTCTCCGGTTTTCTCGAAGAGTACATCGGTGCCGATATTCTCAACGTGGCCTTCCCCGGCGGCGGTCTGGAAGGCTCGATGTTGCAATACCTGGGCAGCGACGACTTCCAGAAAAAGCCGCCGAAAATCCTGATTTGGGAGTTCTCGCCGCTGTACCGCCTCGACCAAGAGACGATCTACCGGCAAATGATGTCGATGCTGGGCAACGGCTGTGAAGGCAAGACCGCCATCATGACCACCAGCACCACCCTGAAAACCGGCGCCAATGAGTTACTGGTCAATGGCACCAACGGAATCAAGGACGTACGCAACGGCAGTAATCAGGTCGATATCAAATTCGCCGACACCTCGGTGAAGGACTTGCACGCCCGGCTTTGGTACATGAATGGCCGGCACGAAGACCTGAAAATCGAAAAACCGACGACATCCGATACCGACGGGCGCTTCGCCTTCGAACTGCGCGACGACAAGGACTGGGCTGACCAGCAATTGCTCGCCGTAGAGGTACAGGGCCCGCAAGCGGGTGCTGCGCCACAGCAAGTCGAAGCGAAAATCTGCAAACGCAATGTGTTCCCAGGGCGCGTGCAATCCACTGCGCAAGCCGGGTTATGA
- the algG gene encoding mannuronan 5-epimerase AlgG, with protein MNNVHTKSAIGLLVSALLLSSAAAFAADEPAAAPLKQVKELLQAKTYTVTDAPIGPLELAKPKLPSLTGYTAEAVAKKIVRSKIGKVKVRRMMEQDALKDFIGGDNKMEEWVARQHGIPQAIFIEDGYVNLRDLTKSLPKQYFSETSPGVFLAKLPIVVGHKGILEIDGKTRQLHLSQESGAFLINDGMLFAHDTKITGWREADNGPATFRTPTEFRPFLLSWGGTETYIVNTKVSSLGYNNSKSYGVSISQYTPNMAAVMKRAQPTGWIIGSEFSDMWYGFYCYEARDVVIKGNTYRDNIVYGIDPHDRSHGLIIADNTVYGTHKKHGIIISREVNDSFIFNNRSYDNNLSGLVIDRNSINNLIAYNEIYQNHTDGITLYESGDNLLWGNRVIKNRRHGIRVRNSVNIRLYENIAMANGLMGVYGHIKDLSDTDRDIDLDPFDTKVSLIVVGGELAANGSGPLSIASPLSVELYRVSMLAPTKTSGISFNGILGERQDEILDLMVRQKKAVLIDPVERQTELRD; from the coding sequence ATGAATAATGTCCATACCAAAAGCGCCATAGGCCTGCTCGTCAGCGCGTTACTGCTGAGCAGTGCAGCCGCCTTTGCTGCCGACGAACCCGCAGCGGCACCGCTGAAACAGGTCAAGGAATTGCTACAGGCCAAAACTTACACGGTGACCGATGCGCCCATTGGCCCGCTGGAATTGGCCAAGCCGAAACTGCCCAGCCTCACCGGCTACACCGCCGAAGCCGTGGCGAAAAAAATCGTCCGCAGCAAAATCGGCAAGGTCAAAGTCCGGCGAATGATGGAGCAGGACGCGCTCAAGGACTTCATCGGCGGCGATAACAAGATGGAGGAATGGGTCGCCCGCCAGCACGGCATTCCCCAGGCGATCTTTATCGAAGACGGCTACGTGAACCTGCGTGATCTGACCAAAAGTTTGCCCAAGCAGTATTTCAGCGAAACCTCCCCCGGCGTGTTTCTCGCCAAGTTACCCATCGTGGTGGGGCACAAAGGCATTCTTGAGATCGACGGCAAGACCCGCCAATTGCACCTGTCTCAAGAGTCCGGCGCGTTCTTGATCAACGACGGCATGTTGTTTGCCCATGACACCAAAATCACCGGCTGGCGCGAAGCGGACAACGGCCCGGCGACGTTTCGTACGCCGACCGAATTTCGGCCGTTCTTGCTGTCCTGGGGCGGCACCGAGACTTACATCGTCAACACCAAGGTCAGCAGCTTGGGCTACAACAACAGCAAGTCGTACGGGGTGAGTATTTCCCAATACACGCCGAACATGGCTGCCGTCATGAAGCGTGCACAACCGACCGGCTGGATCATCGGCTCGGAGTTCTCGGACATGTGGTACGGCTTCTACTGCTACGAAGCCCGGGACGTGGTGATCAAGGGCAACACCTACCGCGACAACATCGTTTATGGGATTGACCCCCACGACCGCTCCCATGGGCTGATCATTGCCGACAATACGGTGTACGGCACCCACAAAAAGCACGGGATCATTATTTCCCGTGAGGTCAACGACAGCTTCATCTTCAATAACCGCAGCTACGACAACAACCTGTCGGGACTGGTGATCGACCGTAACAGCATCAACAACCTGATCGCATATAACGAGATTTACCAGAACCACACCGACGGCATCACCTTGTACGAGAGCGGCGACAACCTGCTGTGGGGCAACCGCGTGATCAAAAATCGCCGCCACGGAATTCGGGTGCGCAACAGCGTGAACATCCGGCTATACGAAAACATCGCCATGGCCAACGGTTTGATGGGTGTCTATGGGCACATCAAAGACCTGAGCGATACCGACCGCGACATCGACCTCGACCCCTTTGATACCAAGGTGTCGCTGATTGTGGTGGGCGGCGAACTCGCGGCCAACGGTTCAGGCCCGCTGTCCATTGCATCGCCGCTGAGCGTTGAGCTGTATCGGGTCTCTATGCTCGCCCCGACCAAAACCAGCGGCATCAGCTTCAACGGCATTCTCGGTGAACGTCAGGACGAAATTCTCGACCTGATGGTCCGCCAGAAAAAAGCCGTGTTGATCGACCCGGTCGAACGCCAAACCGAACTCCGGGATTGA
- a CDS encoding PilZ domain-containing protein: protein MNTAVNANVVHESEAQRQHARIKIPAKLRLLNGQPNAPLVRVEDLSAGGLSYLAPHHQKPCIGDVIKGRLQFLVDNLGLAMDIELQVRSVDAVTGRVGCQFQNLEQQDIATLRHLITSHLSGDIVTMGEVLATLQRDNFTKARKQKGSGGGMSAFARVRAVTFSAGIFVVGLVAFGFIFKSVYGLYFVSHATAGVVSVASLDVTMPREGTVQSLIGIDGVVAKGAPLASFNTSMLEMLKDHLADTELQPAKIEELFARQLSGTLTSPCDCVVAKQLIPDGQFAGKGAVIFQLVPRNTQADIEARFTYRQFADVRPGARVNFQVAGDDTLRGGKIISSANLSSVDLSTDIRVRIKPDEALSSSLSGRPVEVTSDHGPSLNWLIDKATAAGL, encoded by the coding sequence ATGAATACCGCCGTGAATGCCAATGTTGTGCACGAATCAGAAGCCCAGCGCCAGCACGCCCGGATCAAAATTCCCGCGAAGCTGCGCTTGCTCAACGGGCAGCCCAATGCACCGCTGGTACGGGTTGAAGATCTGTCTGCCGGCGGCTTGAGTTACCTCGCGCCCCACCATCAGAAACCCTGCATTGGCGACGTCATCAAAGGGCGTTTGCAATTCCTGGTCGACAACCTTGGCCTGGCCATGGACATTGAATTGCAAGTCCGTTCGGTGGACGCCGTGACCGGCCGCGTCGGCTGCCAATTCCAGAACCTGGAACAGCAAGACATCGCCACGCTGCGCCACTTGATCACCTCGCACTTGAGCGGCGACATCGTGACCATGGGCGAAGTGCTTGCTACCTTGCAGCGCGATAACTTCACCAAGGCGCGCAAGCAAAAAGGCAGCGGCGGCGGCATGTCGGCCTTTGCACGAGTCAGAGCCGTGACCTTCAGCGCCGGCATTTTCGTCGTCGGTCTGGTCGCGTTCGGTTTCATCTTCAAGTCGGTCTACGGTTTGTACTTCGTCAGCCATGCAACGGCTGGCGTGGTCAGCGTTGCCAGCCTTGACGTGACGATGCCCCGAGAAGGCACCGTGCAAAGCTTGATAGGCATCGACGGAGTGGTGGCCAAAGGTGCCCCGCTCGCCTCGTTCAATACCAGCATGCTGGAAATGCTCAAAGACCATTTGGCAGACACTGAGCTGCAACCGGCAAAAATCGAAGAGCTGTTCGCCCGCCAGCTCAGCGGCACCTTGACCAGCCCGTGTGATTGCGTGGTCGCCAAGCAACTGATCCCGGATGGCCAGTTCGCCGGCAAAGGCGCGGTGATTTTCCAACTCGTGCCACGCAACACCCAAGCCGACATCGAAGCGCGTTTCACCTATCGCCAATTCGCCGACGTACGTCCCGGCGCTCGCGTGAACTTCCAAGTGGCTGGCGACGATACCCTTCGCGGCGGCAAGATCATCAGCAGCGCCAACTTGAGCAGCGTCGACTTGTCCACCGACATCCGCGTGCGGATCAAGCCGGATGAAGCCCTGAGCAGCAGTTTGTCCGGCCGCCCGGTGGAAGTCACCAGCGACCATGGTCCGTCGTTGAACTGGCTGATCGACAAAGCCACGGCAGCAGGTCTCTGA
- the algK gene encoding alginate biosynthesis TPR repeat lipoprotein AlgK, giving the protein MARPLSPLKTLSTPTMLGLAVAIGLSGCINLPDQRLANEALKRGDTALATQNYRQLADLGYSDAQVGLADIQVETHDPEQLKLAEATYRAAADTSPRAQARLGRLLVARPDATEAEHHEAEGLLKKAFATGEGGTLIPLAMLYLQFPQSFPNVNAQKKIDQWTAARYPEANLAQVLLYRTQNTYDQHLDDVERLCKAALIATDICYVELATVYQKRAQVEQQTALIVQLEAAHATGKVSSQRVDGVARVLSDADLGKPDEKTAQRLLEGVAPGYPISWVTLAKLLYDFPELGDVNKMMEYLNNGRAADQPRAELLLGKLYYEGKWVLPDAKVAEAHLKKAEGSEVAAHYYLGQIYRRGYVGKVDPQKAVDQLLIAARGGQNSADYALAQLFSQGRGTQPNLLNAYVFSQLALAQGTPEATDLAQQLNEQLPPAQHADAQRLLQQEQQLRGTTTQNARALSALQQVDGEEAL; this is encoded by the coding sequence ATGGCCCGCCCTCTAAGTCCGCTAAAAACCCTGTCGACCCCGACGATGCTGGGCCTGGCGGTCGCGATTGGCCTCAGCGGTTGTATCAACCTGCCCGATCAGCGCTTGGCCAATGAAGCGCTCAAACGCGGTGACACCGCTTTGGCGACCCAGAATTATCGGCAACTGGCCGACCTGGGTTATAGCGATGCCCAAGTGGGGCTGGCCGATATTCAGGTGGAAACCCACGACCCGGAACAACTCAAGTTGGCCGAGGCCACTTACCGCGCGGCGGCTGATACCTCGCCACGGGCCCAAGCGCGATTGGGTCGGTTGTTGGTGGCGCGTCCTGATGCGACCGAAGCCGAGCACCATGAAGCCGAAGGCCTGCTGAAAAAAGCCTTTGCTACGGGCGAAGGCGGCACCTTGATTCCACTGGCAATGCTCTACCTGCAATTCCCGCAAAGTTTCCCCAACGTTAACGCGCAGAAAAAAATCGATCAGTGGACGGCAGCGCGTTACCCGGAAGCCAACCTGGCGCAAGTGCTGCTCTATCGCACCCAGAACACCTACGACCAACACCTCGATGACGTCGAACGCCTGTGCAAAGCCGCACTGATCGCCACCGATATTTGCTACGTCGAACTGGCCACTGTTTACCAAAAGCGCGCACAGGTCGAGCAACAGACCGCCTTAATCGTGCAACTGGAAGCGGCGCACGCCACTGGCAAAGTGTCCTCGCAACGGGTCGATGGCGTGGCCCGCGTATTGAGCGATGCCGACCTGGGCAAGCCCGACGAAAAAACCGCGCAACGCCTGTTGGAAGGCGTGGCGCCGGGTTATCCGATTTCCTGGGTGACCTTGGCAAAACTGCTTTATGACTTCCCCGAACTGGGCGACGTAAACAAGATGATGGAATACCTGAACAACGGTCGGGCGGCGGATCAACCCCGCGCCGAACTGCTGTTGGGCAAGCTGTATTACGAAGGCAAATGGGTGTTGCCAGACGCCAAAGTCGCCGAAGCCCACCTGAAAAAAGCCGAGGGCAGCGAAGTCGCCGCGCACTATTACTTGGGCCAGATCTATCGCCGTGGATACGTCGGCAAAGTCGATCCGCAAAAAGCCGTCGACCAATTGCTGATCGCCGCACGCGGAGGCCAAAACAGCGCCGACTACGCGCTAGCGCAGCTGTTTTCCCAAGGCCGTGGCACCCAGCCAAATCTGCTCAATGCCTACGTGTTCAGCCAATTGGCGCTGGCCCAAGGCACACCCGAAGCCACCGATCTCGCTCAGCAACTCAACGAACAACTACCGCCTGCACAACACGCCGACGCGCAACGCCTGTTGCAACAAGAGCAACAACTGCGCGGCACGACCACTCAGAACGCACGCGCCCTGAGTGCATTGCAGCAAGTAGATGGCGAGGAAGCCCTATGA